The following proteins are co-located in the Deinococcus metallilatus genome:
- a CDS encoding DNA-binding protein — translation MTDLPRLAAPARRALMAAGITRLEDLARHSEADLLALHGLGPNALEQLRAALAARGLEFRPA, via the coding sequence ATGACTGACCTTCCCCGACTGGCCGCCCCCGCCCGCCGCGCCCTGATGGCAGCAGGCATCACGCGCCTGGAAGACCTGGCGCGGCATTCCGAAGCCGACCTGCTCGCCCTGCACGGGCTGGGGCCGAACGCGCTGGAGCAGTTGCGGGCGGCGTTGGCGGCGCGGGGTCTGGAGTTCCGCCCCGCCTGA